In Chryseobacterium shigense, the following proteins share a genomic window:
- a CDS encoding PDZ domain-containing protein, translated as MKLKLFLLVLFFSICINAQNSFELVNAKKAVIPFKLINNLIFIPINVNGAELTFMLDTGVAETILFSLDNKEIKLQNIEKIKFSGLGGSMSIDGFKSDRNIARIGDNIINSSMLLFIVIDEEFNISSHIGIPVNGVIGYHFFKNHPISIDYSSKKITVYQDSEVFKKKIRKFEELPITVEKDKPYINADVEMTNEKKSSKLLIDLGNSDAIWLFPTLIKDFVYNRPNIDDYLGRGFNGDIYGKRSRIHNFYLGNFKFEMPLTAMPDEYSIQHVNLVKDRKGSVGGEIMRRFSVIFDYPGKKLYLKKNRYFDDPFHFNMSGLDFKQDGLEWQEDRVKIEPKKLYETTTEISSVNNFQYKFTLKPIFSIAGIRKDSPAFKAGLKKDDRIITINGSRTSDMTMEKIMELMKSDEGKSITMVIKRMDKEMTFSFVLEDPIPYQE; from the coding sequence ATGAAACTCAAGCTTTTTTTACTGGTATTATTCTTCAGCATTTGTATCAATGCACAGAACTCTTTTGAACTGGTAAATGCTAAAAAAGCGGTTATTCCTTTTAAACTTATCAACAATCTTATTTTCATTCCCATCAATGTTAACGGGGCTGAGCTCACTTTTATGCTTGATACCGGGGTTGCAGAAACCATTCTTTTCAGTTTGGATAATAAAGAGATCAAATTACAGAATATTGAAAAGATCAAGTTTTCAGGGCTTGGAGGCAGTATGAGCATAGACGGTTTTAAATCTGACCGTAATATTGCCAGAATAGGTGATAATATCATTAATTCTTCTATGCTTCTGTTTATTGTGATAGATGAAGAATTCAACATTTCATCACATATAGGAATTCCTGTGAACGGTGTTATCGGCTATCATTTTTTTAAAAATCATCCTATCTCGATAGATTATTCCTCAAAAAAAATAACGGTATACCAGGATTCTGAAGTATTTAAAAAGAAAATCCGAAAGTTTGAAGAGCTTCCCATAACCGTGGAAAAAGACAAACCTTATATCAATGCTGATGTGGAAATGACCAACGAAAAGAAAAGCTCAAAGCTGCTGATAGATCTTGGAAACAGCGATGCGATATGGCTCTTCCCTACCCTCATCAAAGATTTTGTATACAACAGACCCAATATTGATGATTACCTGGGACGCGGATTCAATGGAGATATCTACGGTAAACGGAGCCGAATCCATAATTTTTATCTCGGAAATTTCAAATTTGAAATGCCGCTCACCGCAATGCCCGATGAATACTCCATCCAGCATGTAAACCTGGTAAAAGACAGAAAAGGATCTGTTGGAGGAGAAATAATGCGCCGGTTTTCAGTTATTTTTGATTATCCGGGTAAAAAGTTATACCTGAAAAAAAACAGATATTTTGATGATCCTTTTCATTTTAATATGAGTGGATTGGATTTTAAACAGGATGGACTGGAATGGCAGGAAGACCGGGTAAAAATTGAGCCCAAAAAATTATATGAGACAACTACTGAAATTTCCTCAGTCAATAATTTTCAGTATAAATTTACTTTAAAACCTATATTTTCAATAGCAGGTATAAGAAAAGACTCTCCGGCATTTAAAGCAGGACTGAAGAAAGACGACCGCATCATTACAATCAACGGGAGCCGGACTTCCGACATGACCATGGAAAAGATCATGGAACTGATGAAATCCGATGAAGGAAAGAGTATCACAATGGTAATTAAAAGAATGGATAAGGAAATGACCTTTAGTTTTGTATTGGAAGACCCTATCCCATATCAGGAATAA
- a CDS encoding ATP-binding protein: MIAQKHENKFFLLLILFLSIQNIDAQSIYFYSLEKKNNNFDSLVAAANNEAVDTVKAIKSYKIAATYFTRQDFGNYQKYLKQGLENSSNSPIYRDIGLYYQSLMNLTKPDAANILEKDFTNIESLLKKYKSSEAKRIRIIMFQNKALFRIMQNKEVESMNIITNQAIPLAKAIGDNELTGALYKSIGILFYNAKNYTKTIEYMGLVENFLNKLKKQTSQSKAIMGESLLLKADALIRESRMPEANTELGKTYSIIKDYPESNFYALYYCTLGYYYMKQKNYPEAIKLFATGLSNAEKYKNNTIAERIKLFEGQLNSELKEYEKSNTILKEVYKNTPYQGNKQEVLKELSKNYTALKDTTKSNLYAEQYINSFDSLNAVSIHKSIAVLEAKYRKSEKDKELAQKQLEISKKNKYMWILGFASLLSSCFIILGFLNFKKNKKISEQREINLQQTIKEIQQREELTLTKAILEGEERERARIAKDLHDGLGGMLAGVKINFSTWSSANLEADQHKDFHKILNQLDNSVTELRHVARNLMPESLLNFGLEAALKDLCEFYTRKDLTVIFQAINISKNTPLSVQLNVYRITQELLTNSVKHSEASNILLQCSQYDENLMITVEDNGKGFKEEDYRKSKSMGLYNLKNRIDYLKGKMEINSDDEGTIINIELNTNAVS, from the coding sequence ATGATTGCACAAAAACATGAAAATAAATTCTTCTTATTATTAATCTTATTTCTCAGTATACAAAACATTGATGCACAGTCTATCTACTTCTATTCTCTCGAAAAAAAGAACAATAATTTTGACAGCCTGGTTGCTGCTGCCAATAATGAGGCTGTTGATACGGTAAAGGCTATTAAGTCCTATAAGATTGCCGCCACCTATTTTACCCGTCAAGACTTCGGAAATTACCAAAAATACCTGAAGCAGGGTCTCGAAAATTCATCTAACAGCCCCATATATAGAGATATAGGGCTTTACTACCAATCTCTGATGAATCTTACAAAACCCGATGCCGCCAACATTCTTGAGAAAGATTTCACAAATATAGAATCGCTCCTGAAAAAATATAAAAGCAGCGAGGCAAAAAGGATAAGGATCATTATGTTTCAAAATAAGGCGTTATTCAGGATCATGCAGAATAAAGAAGTAGAATCCATGAATATCATCACCAACCAAGCAATACCGTTGGCCAAAGCTATAGGAGATAATGAGCTGACAGGAGCCTTATATAAAAGCATAGGCATTTTATTTTATAATGCTAAGAATTATACAAAAACAATAGAATACATGGGCTTGGTTGAAAATTTTTTAAATAAACTAAAAAAACAAACTTCCCAATCCAAAGCTATTATGGGAGAATCTCTTTTGTTAAAGGCAGATGCCCTAATCAGAGAAAGCAGAATGCCTGAAGCGAATACAGAATTAGGGAAAACCTATTCTATCATCAAAGATTATCCCGAATCTAATTTTTATGCGCTTTACTACTGTACTTTAGGATATTACTACATGAAACAGAAAAACTATCCGGAAGCTATCAAACTTTTTGCCACAGGATTGAGCAATGCCGAAAAATATAAAAATAATACTATTGCAGAAAGAATAAAGCTATTTGAAGGACAACTTAACAGTGAACTGAAAGAGTATGAAAAATCCAATACAATCCTGAAGGAGGTATATAAAAACACACCTTATCAGGGAAACAAACAGGAAGTTTTGAAAGAGCTTTCCAAAAATTACACCGCATTAAAAGATACCACAAAAAGTAACCTTTATGCTGAACAGTATATAAACTCTTTCGACAGCCTCAATGCTGTTTCGATCCATAAAAGCATTGCCGTTCTTGAAGCAAAATACAGAAAATCCGAAAAAGATAAGGAATTAGCTCAAAAACAGTTGGAAATCAGCAAAAAAAACAAATACATGTGGATCCTGGGATTTGCATCCCTCCTTTCATCATGCTTCATTATTCTAGGATTTTTAAATTTTAAGAAGAACAAAAAAATTTCGGAACAGCGTGAAATAAACCTTCAGCAAACCATAAAAGAAATTCAGCAAAGAGAAGAACTTACCCTCACAAAAGCTATTCTGGAAGGCGAAGAAAGGGAAAGAGCCCGTATTGCCAAAGATCTTCACGATGGCCTTGGGGGAATGCTTGCCGGGGTTAAAATAAATTTTTCAACCTGGTCTTCTGCCAACCTTGAAGCAGACCAGCATAAAGATTTTCACAAAATTTTAAATCAACTGGATAATTCGGTTACAGAACTCAGACATGTTGCCAGAAATCTAATGCCCGAATCCCTGCTGAACTTCGGTCTGGAAGCAGCCCTAAAAGATTTATGTGAGTTCTATACCCGAAAGGATCTGACCGTGATTTTTCAGGCTATTAACATCAGTAAAAATACTCCTTTATCAGTACAGCTTAATGTTTACAGGATTACACAGGAATTACTGACCAATTCTGTTAAACATTCAGAAGCCAGCAATATACTGCTGCAATGTTCACAGTACGACGAAAACCTCATGATTACTGTAGAAGATAACGGAAAAGGGTTTAAAGAAGAAGATTACAGGAAATCCAAAAGTATGGGCCTTTATAATCTTAAAAATAGAATTGATTATCTTAAAGGCAAAATGGAAATTAATTCGGATGATGAAGGAACAATTATTAATATTGAATTAAACACCAATGCAGTCTCATAA
- a CDS encoding alpha/beta hydrolase encodes MNLDYIVREPEHITPNTTVLFMLHGYGSNEQDLFSFRETLPADWLIISFRAPRDTQFEGYSWFDIDFNNPENFIDISQAKESLNGVLESILKIVNHYGVTKGKVHLCGFSQGGILCYALALKHPDMFNYVACLSTYPEEKLLDGIVKDKKKLERLRFFVSHGTDDAVIPMEWGRKAADLLYDLSCYFTFREYMSGHGVNQKNYMDLMDFFSK; translated from the coding sequence ATGAATTTAGACTATATAGTAAGAGAACCGGAACATATTACTCCCAATACAACCGTCCTTTTCATGCTTCATGGTTATGGAAGCAATGAACAGGATCTTTTCAGCTTCAGGGAAACTCTTCCTGCCGACTGGCTCATTATAAGCTTCAGAGCACCCAGAGATACCCAGTTTGAGGGATATTCCTGGTTTGATATCGATTTCAACAATCCTGAAAACTTCATTGATATTTCCCAGGCTAAAGAATCTTTGAACGGAGTGCTGGAAAGTATACTAAAAATTGTTAATCATTACGGAGTTACCAAAGGTAAAGTACATTTGTGCGGCTTCAGCCAGGGCGGAATCCTGTGTTATGCCTTAGCTTTAAAGCATCCTGATATGTTCAATTATGTGGCCTGCCTGAGCACTTATCCTGAAGAAAAACTTCTGGACGGCATAGTAAAAGATAAAAAGAAGCTGGAAAGGCTCCGTTTCTTTGTATCCCACGGAACAGATGATGCTGTTATCCCAATGGAATGGGGAAGAAAAGCTGCAGATTTGCTTTATGACCTGAGCTGTTATTTTACTTTCAGAGAATATATGAGCGGGCATGGGGTAAACCAGAAAAATTACATGGACCTGATGGATTTTTTCTCAAAATAG
- a CDS encoding response regulator, whose protein sequence is MQSHKINIVIIDDHPIVIEGLKIMLKNQLGFTVLESFTSGSEIIGFILNHKVDIVLLDVALPDTNGIELCRKIKKNSPATSVIMFSNRSERSIIMQSMQHGASGYILKNSSIDELVKCIQGAYSGNIVFCNEARQIISKPSQTDLQIPRLTKREKQILQMLAEGKTSIIIADELFLSPLTVDTHRKNLLQKFQAKNSTELINLAIQQNMIENDK, encoded by the coding sequence ATGCAGTCTCATAAAATCAATATTGTTATCATAGATGACCACCCTATTGTCATTGAAGGATTAAAAATAATGCTGAAAAACCAGCTCGGCTTCACAGTTTTAGAAAGCTTTACCTCCGGTTCGGAGATTATTGGTTTTATCCTGAACCATAAAGTGGATATTGTTCTTTTAGACGTTGCACTGCCCGATACCAATGGTATTGAACTGTGCAGGAAAATTAAAAAAAATTCACCGGCTACTTCGGTAATTATGTTCAGTAACCGTTCTGAAAGAAGCATTATTATGCAGTCTATGCAACATGGTGCCAGCGGTTATATTCTTAAAAATTCCTCTATAGATGAATTGGTGAAGTGTATTCAGGGAGCCTATTCCGGAAATATTGTTTTCTGCAATGAAGCCAGGCAGATTATCAGCAAACCTTCTCAAACCGATTTGCAGATACCCAGGCTGACTAAAAGGGAAAAGCAGATATTACAAATGCTGGCAGAAGGGAAAACCAGTATTATTATTGCAGATGAACTTTTTCTAAGTCCACTGACCGTAGATACACACCGTAAAAATTTGTTACAGAAATTTCAGGCAAAGAATTCTACCGAGCTTATCAATCTTGCAATCCAACAGAATATGATTGAAAACGATAAATAA